TTCATTAACCAGTTTTAGCCCAGCGCAATTAAAAACAGTACAGCAAAATGCTTTAGAAGAACTACGTTATAGTTCTGATTATCAAGCTGCTGATCCAAAGAAACAAAAAGAAATGGAACAGCAACTATTGAATAACATGAAATCCATCACAAGTATCGATGAAGATGCTTACATAATGGTTGCAACCAATGGTCTTTTAGGTGAGAAATACCTCAAAGTTGTTCCTGGTGGTGGTTTAAACTATGTAAAACGCGGTGAAAGTGTCACAAATACCCAAGGTACAATGGATCTGGAAGACCTTATTTCGAAATTTATTACTGGTGGTGCAGGGAAATCATCAGAGGGTGCATCAGGTTCACAAGACGCACCTGCATCAAATGAAACGACAGATGCTCAAACATCTTTTGTTGAATAAGCATTAGAGGAAATATTGAAAGATGAATATTTTAATGAAACAAACTTTTACAGCAACAGTATTGGCAACTATGTTGGCAACTGCTGCGAATGCAGCCCCTGCAGAAGCACCATCAGCATTTGTGAAACGTGTTGCAGATGGTTTGATTACACGTTTAAAAACAGATCATGCAAAACTGCAAAATAACCCTGCAGCAGTAAAAGCAATTGTACGTCAGAATCTTGATCCGTACGTAGATGGTCAAGCATTTACACGTATTGTGATGGGTACTTATGCGACCAATCAGTATAGTAATGCAGCACAACGTGCTAAGTTTGAGCAAAATTTCCGTAATACATTGATTGAAAATTATGGTTCAGCTTTTGCTAAATATACCAATCAAACGTACACCATGCGCCCATTTAAAGCAACGAATAGTAAGAATCCTGTAGTGACCATCGACTTTAATAATAAAGGCGAAAAAATTCCTGTGTCATTCCAGTTGGCTGATCATGGTTCACAATGGAAAATCCGTAACATCAATGTTTCAGGCATTGATTTAGGTTTGCAATTCCGTAATCAGTTTGCTGCAAATGTGAAACGTAATGGCGGTAATATTGACAAAGCGATTGCGACATTTGAACCAGATGCAGATGCAGCAGTTAATAAAAAGTAAGATCAAGATAGGTGGTCGTGAGTGATTGAATTTAAAAATCAGGAATTACATGTAAGTGGTAAGATCGCTTATGAGAATGCTGAAAACTATTATTTAAATGGTTTGAAAATCATTCAGGCTGAGAAAACATTTCCAATGACTGTAAATTTATCGCAGTTGGAACATGGTAGTACCTTAGCTTTGTCTGTTTTAGTGCAATGGTTACGCCATACACCAAATACGCAAGGCTTACAATTTAAAGCTGTTCCTGAAAAAATGATGAAGATCATTCAAGCCTGTCATTTACAAGATGATTTAAAATTGATTTAAATTGTTAAAGTAAAAAGAAAAGCACCGAAAGGTGCTTTTCTTTTACAACTGTAGCATTTTGAAGTTTGCTTTATAGAATGGATGTAAAAACATACTAACAGGATTGTAGATTCGGTGTGTTTTTTGCGCTTCGCTTTGAAGAAATGCCTCAAAGCTTGCTCAAATCCATTTTTTCCATCTAAAATAAATCAGTGGTCCAACAAAGAATGCAATCAAAATACTAATGACCACATAAAAACTCGTTGTACCATGAGCAAAAGGTAAAACTTCAGTGTTCATTCCATAAATACTGGCAATGAGCATCGGAGGTGCAAGCATACTAGGTAGAATCGAGAATCGACGAATCGTATCATTCTGTTCGGTGTTAATGAATCCTGACGTTGTATCGAGTAGGAATCGAACTTTTTGAAACAAGAAAGCATCATGTTCAACCAATGAGCGAACATCTTCACTGAGCTCTCGAATATCTGCATCATAAATATGACTGCCCAAAGCACGAGGACGAGAAAGAAAGGTCAAAACTCGGCGTAAGTCGATGAGACAGAGTTGTGCTTTTCCGATCATGTCCTCTTTTTGTGCTAAGCGAGTAATCATGTCATCCAAATCTAAAATTTGTTCACGATGACGTACATTGAGTACTTCGGTTGAATATAGTTCTAAGTCCTTGTGGACATCTTCTAAGATATCCGCAAGTTCATCCAATTTGGCTTCGAGTAAACCCAATAAAATCCAAGTTGGATCTTTGTAGTCAATATCGTAGTCATTACGGCGTGCACGTGCACGAAAAGCACGGAAAGCAACAAGTTTTTCGCCACGCAAAGTAAATAAACGATCTTTATGTAAAATAAAAGCAACCGTTTGTACATTGGCAAGCATGTTGGATGAGTCTTCAGGATCATCTTCAACTTGATAATTTTTATTTTTCGTTAAAAAATAAGTACTGATATGTAAAATCCCATCATCATCACGATAAAATCGAGCAGATGATGAAATGTCTTCCAATGATTTTAGCGTTGGAAAATTTTGCTCATAAGCATCTAAAACCCATTCTTGTTCTTCTTGTGAGGGTGCAATAAGATCAATCCAGACCAGTTCAGGATGTAGATCAAATCCACCATTAATGGTGGCATCTTCCAAGCTACCGCGCTCAGTGGCGTAAAAGGCTTCAAGCATAGTGTCTTTTCTTCCTTGCGCTGTAGTGTTCAATCAATGCGTGTATTTTAGACAAGGATTTCAGTAAAAACACGGATTACATTGCTCTTTTGTAAAAAAAAATTGTGATACATTTTACAATTGTTGCATAATAAAATTTAAAATAGGTTAAATTCATGAATTCTATTGCAATTTTTTGTGGCTCATCTCTTGGTACAGATCCAATTTTTGCAGCTACTGCAAAACTGACTGGCGAAACAATCGCCAATCAAGGGAAAACATTAGTCTATGGTGGTGCACGTTCTGGCCTAATGGGGATTATTGCAGATAGTGCTTTAGCGGTTGGTGGCAAAGTCATTGGGGTGATTCCAGAAGGTTTGGTTGAGCGAGAACTTGCACATCCACATTTAACTGAATTATATATTGTAAAGAATATGCATGAACGTAAAACGAAAATGTCTGAACTTGCGGATGCATTTATTGCATTGCCGGGTGGTGCAGGTACAGTCGAAGAAATTTTTGAACAATGGACATGGGCACAACTTGGGATTCATTTAAAGCCGTGTGCATTTTTAAATGTCGAAGGTTTTTATGATGACTTATTAAAATTTATCCAATTGACCACGAATAAAGGTTTTTCTAAAGCAAGGTTTACAGATCAATTGATTTATTCCGATGCTTTGGATGAAATTTTATTGAAATTTGAAAATTATCAAGCACCTGAACCCAAATGGGGGGTAAAAGACCGTGAAGAATTGGTTAAATTGGATGACGCAGATAAAAAAATTTGACTAATTAAAACACAGCGATTATTTACATTTTACATTTATCTAAAACACAATATATTGCATGTTAAATAAAATAATATCACAATATATTGTGTATTTTATTTTTAGTCATCATGAACGTTATTACTGTTGCTGCTGCCATTATTTTAAATGATCAAAATCAATTGCTGTTGGTTCGAAAGAAAAATACTGACTTCTTTATGCAGGTGGGTGGTAAGTTAGAAGAAAATGAAGCACCTGAACACACCATGTTACGTGAGATTGCAGAGGAAATTGGTGCAAAAGCAAACATTCAGCAATTTATTGGTCGTTTTGAAACGCGTGCAGCCAATGAAGCAGGGCATCAATTGGTGAGCTATGTTTATCACGTCACCTTAGATCAAGCGCCGAAAATTGATGCTGAAATTGCAGAGATGAAATGGATTGCTTTGGATGACGATCCAACTTGGCTTGCTCCTTTAACCAATGAAGTCGTGATTCCGTGGTGTAGGGAGAATCTTGGCTAAGTACCCTCTTTACTTGTGAAGCAATGCTTCTTGTATCTTGATTGATATAGTGATTAGCTACCACTATACGCAAATTGTAGAGTTTGGAATGCTGCTAAAATCTTAAATTTGAACCTGAGATAAAACCTACAATTTGCCCTTATCCCTCATACAACTCTGAACGGTAACTAAGCACTTTGATGCTGTATTCACAAGGTAAGATGATGGTTAATGGGATAAAAATCATAGCTTAAACTCAAGGAATATCACCATGATTATGCTAGGTATTGATGTCAGTAAAACCAAAATAGATTGTTGCATTTTCCCTCAAGGTTTGACTGGAAAAAGAAAAAATAAAATATTTACTAATACAGAAAGTGGCTTTGGCAGTCTGCTCAAATGGCTCATCACTCTTAAAATTGAACCTGATCAAGTGACAGCAATCATGGAAGCGACTTCGGTTTATCATGAGAATTTGGGATATTATCTATATGATGCAGGTGTAAAGGTTTGTGTGGCTAATCCTTCACGAGTAAGAGCCTTTGCCAAAGGCATGTCCATGCTAAATAAAACGGATAAAGCTGATAGTGAAGCTCTTTCACGTTATGGTTACACCGCAAAGTTAATCATATGGCAGCCTGAACCTGAAAATGTCAGATTATTAAAAGCTTTACTAGGCAGACGAGATGTCTATCTAGGTAGTCTATTGCAGGAAAAGAATCGACTTGAAAAGGCACAGTCCACTCATACCTCTGTTGTTGTGATTAAATTACTTGAAAAAAATATTGAGTATTTAAATCAGCAACTTGAACATATTGATAAGTTAATAAATGATCACATAGATCAAGATCCAACATTGAAACAGGATTTGAAATTACTGCAAACTATTCCTTCAATCGGTGAACGATCAGGCTTATTACTGTTGGGGTTATTTCATTCGCACAAGTTTGAAAAAGCAAGTCAAGCTGCTGCATATGTAGGTTTGGTTCCAGTACATCAGTTGTCTGGCAGTTCAGTCAACAAGCAAAGTCACTTATCAAAAGCAGGTGACAGTAAAATACGCTCAGTATTGTATATGTCAGCATTAACAGCGATTAAATATAATCCACACATTGAAGCTTTATATCAACGATTATTAAGCCAGGGTAAAAATAAAATGTGTGCTTTAGGTGCTGCAATGCGCAAGCTTATACATCTGTGTTATGGCGTTTTAAAACATCAGACTGCCTATCAAAGAGATTATTTATTGGTCGAATAATCTCAAAACCTGATTGACTACCAAGACGGTATCTCATCTTTCAAAGGCAAAGAGGGCTATTTTGTTCCAGCAACAGCGATACATGCACTATAAATCTGCTGACAACCTAATTTTTCTAGTGCTTGGTTGAGTGCATGAATTGAACTTCCTGTTGTCACTACATCATCAATAATCAATACTTTTTTATATTTTCGTTTTTCAGCAGGGATGATTTGAAATTGGTTTTCAATATTTTCCAGTCGTTCGATTCGACTTAACCCTTTTTGTGAATGTTGTGCTGCACGAATCACAGGTTGCCAGACAGGGACTTTGAGTTCTCTTGCCATAATTTTGGCAA
The DNA window shown above is from Acinetobacter piscicola and carries:
- a CDS encoding outer membrane lipid asymmetry maintenance protein MlaD → MKSRTSELTVGVFVIVFGIALFFLAMKVSGLVGNTLKDSYSMTATFDNVNGLKPRAKVTMSGVKIGQVESISLDPVTRLATVKFDLDGSLTSFSPAQLKTVQQNALEELRYSSDYQAADPKKQKEMEQQLLNNMKSITSIDEDAYIMVATNGLLGEKYLKVVPGGGLNYVKRGESVTNTQGTMDLEDLISKFITGGAGKSSEGASGSQDAPASNETTDAQTSFVE
- a CDS encoding phospholipid-binding protein MlaC, which encodes MNILMKQTFTATVLATMLATAANAAPAEAPSAFVKRVADGLITRLKTDHAKLQNNPAAVKAIVRQNLDPYVDGQAFTRIVMGTYATNQYSNAAQRAKFEQNFRNTLIENYGSAFAKYTNQTYTMRPFKATNSKNPVVTIDFNNKGEKIPVSFQLADHGSQWKIRNINVSGIDLGLQFRNQFAANVKRNGGNIDKAIATFEPDADAAVNKK
- a CDS encoding lipid asymmetry maintenance protein MlaB, with the protein product MIEFKNQELHVSGKIAYENAENYYLNGLKIIQAEKTFPMTVNLSQLEHGSTLALSVLVQWLRHTPNTQGLQFKAVPEKMMKIIQACHLQDDLKLI
- a CDS encoding CorA family divalent cation transporter; the encoded protein is MLEAFYATERGSLEDATINGGFDLHPELVWIDLIAPSQEEQEWVLDAYEQNFPTLKSLEDISSSARFYRDDDGILHISTYFLTKNKNYQVEDDPEDSSNMLANVQTVAFILHKDRLFTLRGEKLVAFRAFRARARRNDYDIDYKDPTWILLGLLEAKLDELADILEDVHKDLELYSTEVLNVRHREQILDLDDMITRLAQKEDMIGKAQLCLIDLRRVLTFLSRPRALGSHIYDADIRELSEDVRSLVEHDAFLFQKVRFLLDTTSGFINTEQNDTIRRFSILPSMLAPPMLIASIYGMNTEVLPFAHGTTSFYVVISILIAFFVGPLIYFRWKKWI
- a CDS encoding TIGR00730 family Rossman fold protein, with the protein product MNSIAIFCGSSLGTDPIFAATAKLTGETIANQGKTLVYGGARSGLMGIIADSALAVGGKVIGVIPEGLVERELAHPHLTELYIVKNMHERKTKMSELADAFIALPGGAGTVEEIFEQWTWAQLGIHLKPCAFLNVEGFYDDLLKFIQLTTNKGFSKARFTDQLIYSDALDEILLKFENYQAPEPKWGVKDREELVKLDDADKKI
- a CDS encoding NUDIX hydrolase: MNVITVAAAIILNDQNQLLLVRKKNTDFFMQVGGKLEENEAPEHTMLREIAEEIGAKANIQQFIGRFETRAANEAGHQLVSYVYHVTLDQAPKIDAEIAEMKWIALDDDPTWLAPLTNEVVIPWCRENLG
- a CDS encoding IS110 family transposase — encoded protein: MIMLGIDVSKTKIDCCIFPQGLTGKRKNKIFTNTESGFGSLLKWLITLKIEPDQVTAIMEATSVYHENLGYYLYDAGVKVCVANPSRVRAFAKGMSMLNKTDKADSEALSRYGYTAKLIIWQPEPENVRLLKALLGRRDVYLGSLLQEKNRLEKAQSTHTSVVVIKLLEKNIEYLNQQLEHIDKLINDHIDQDPTLKQDLKLLQTIPSIGERSGLLLLGLFHSHKFEKASQAAAYVGLVPVHQLSGSSVNKQSHLSKAGDSKIRSVLYMSALTAIKYNPHIEALYQRLLSQGKNKMCALGAAMRKLIHLCYGVLKHQTAYQRDYLLVE